One window of Camelina sativa cultivar DH55 chromosome 4, Cs, whole genome shotgun sequence genomic DNA carries:
- the LOC104784113 gene encoding putative F-box protein At5g50220, translating into MASCFFGYEPFENQYKALFIPLNHMEEACKFFTLGDPTAKEWRTIQGVGYHFPRASVVSINGSIHYLAWDHDDNSASKFKLMSFDLRREKFYHVEAPKTLRDHVSTLINYQGKLGFVCCEKHMEIWVMEDVEKKTKGWSRIFFYEMEGFQKWHISSATRAGEIAFVDDSYLYDDLSCLLYYVISENQSRMLFTMAKYI; encoded by the coding sequence ATGGCCTCTTGCTTCTTCGGATACGAACCTTTCGAGAATCAATACAAAGCATTGTTCATACCGCTAAACCATATGGAGGAGGCTTGTAAATTTTTCACGTTGGGAGATCCCACGGCTAAGGAGTGGAGAACAATCCAAGGCGTTGGATATCACTTTCCAAGGGCAAGTGTAGTTTCGATCAACGGGAGTATTCATTACCTAGCATGGGATCATGATGACAATAGTGcttctaaatttaaattgatGAGTTTTGACTTAAGGCGTGAGAAATTTTACCATGTCGAGGCTCCAAAAACATTGAGGGATCACGTTTCGACTCTGATAAATTACCAAGGGAAGTTAGGATTCGTGTGCTGCGAAAAACATATGGAAATTTGGGTTATGGAAGATGTTGAGAAAAAGACGAAAGGATGGTCGAGGATTTTCTTTTACGAGATGGAGGGTTTCCAAAAATGGCACATCTCAAGTGCTACTCGTGCTGGTGAGATTGCTTTTGTCGATGATTCATACCTCTATGATGACTTGTCGTGTCTCCTTTATTATGTTATAAGTGAAAATCAGTCGAGAATGTTATTCACGATGGCAAAGTATATATAG
- the LOC104784112 gene encoding two-component response regulator ARR17, whose translation MSASDSCSSSMEEELHVLAVDDNLIDRKLVERILKISSCKVTTAENGLRALEYLGLGGDPQQSDPVTSTNVMKVNLIITDYCMPGMTGFELLKKVKQESSNLKEVPVVILSSENIPTRINKCLASGAQMFMQKPLKLSDVEKLKCHLLNCRI comes from the exons ATGTCTGCAAGTGATTCTTGTTCATCGTCAATGGAGGAAGAGCTTCATGTTTTAGCTGTAGATGATAATCTAATTGACCGTAAACTCGTTGAgagaatcctcaagatctctTCTTGCAAAg TAACAACAGCAGAAAATGGGCTTAGAGCATTGGAGTACTTAGGATTGGGAGGGGATCCACAACAGAGTGATCCAGTAACTTCCACCAAT GTAATGAAGGTGAATCTTATCATCACTGATTATTGTATGCCAGGAATGACAGGTTTTGAGCTGCTCAAGAAAGTGAAG CAGGAGTCATCGAATCTAAAGGAAGTACCTGTTGTGATATTGTCTTCAGAGAACATTCCTACTCGCATCAAcaa ATGCTTAGCGAGCGGTGCACAAATGTTTATGCAGAAGCCGCTGAAATTATCGGATGTAGAGAAGCTGAAATGTCATCTCCTAAACTGCAGAATCTGA
- the LOC104781537 gene encoding probable LRR receptor-like serine/threonine-protein kinase IRK: MHKALIFTVLLVSVVLVMVTPVRSLDPPLNDDVLGLIVFEADLRDPEQKLASWNEDDYTPCSWTGVKCHPRTNRVTELTLDGFSLSGRIGRGLLQLQFLHKLSLSNNNLTGIINPNFLLSLVNLKVVDLSSNALSGSLPDGFFKQCGSLRVLSLAKNKLTGKIPVSISSCSSLASLNLSSNRFSGSMPSGIWSLNTLRSLDLSRNELEGEFPEKIDRLNNLRSLDLSRNRLSGPIPSEIGSCMLLKTIDLSDNSLSGSLPDTFQQLSLCYSLNLGKNALEGEVPKWIGEMRSLETLDLSMNKFTGQVPDSIGNLLALKVLNFSGNGLIGSLPDSTANCINLLALDISGNSLTGKLPMLIFQDGSRDVSALKNDNSTGGIKKIQVLDLSHNSFSGEIGDGLGDLRDLEGLHLSRNSLTGPIPSTIGELKHLVVLDLSHNQLNGTIPRETGGAVSLEELRLDNNLLAGNIPPSIKNCSPLRSLILSHNKLLGSIPPELAKLTKLEEVDISFNELTGTLPKQLANLGYLHTFNMSHNHLFGELPAGGIFNGLSPNSVSGNPGICGAVVNNSCPAVAPKPIVLNPNSTIDPSSGEVMPAGAGHKRILLSISSLIAISAAAAIVVGVIAITVLNLRVRASTVSRSAVPLTFSGGDDFSRSPTTDSNSGKLVMFSGEPDFSTGTHALLNKDCELGRGGFGAVYRTVIRDGYPVAIKKLTISSLVKSQEEFEREVKKLGKLRHSNLVKLEGYYWATSLQLLIYEFLSGGSLYKHLHEAPGGSSSLSWNDRFNVILGTAKCLAYLHQSNVIHYNIKSSNVLLDSSGEPKVGDYGLARLLPMLDRYVLSSKIQSALGYMAPEFACRTVKITEKCDVYGFGVLVLEVVTGKKPVEYMEDDVVVLCDMVREALEDGRADECIDPRLQGKFPVEEAIAVIKLGLICTSQVPSSRPHMGEAVNILRMIRCPSGSSDELGSS; the protein is encoded by the exons ATGCATAAAGCACTGATTTTTACAGTCTTGTTGGTGTCGGTGGTGTTGGTGATGGTGACTCCGGTGAGATCTCTAGACCCGCCTttaaacgacgacgttttggGTCTCATTGTCTTCGAAGCCGATTTACGAGATCCAGAGCAAAAGCTAGCTTCTTGGAACGAAGATGACTACACTCCTTGTAGCTGGACCGGAGTCAAATGTCATCCCAGAACGAATCGAGTCACTGAGCTCACCCTAGatggcttctctctctctggtcGAATTGGTCGTGGGCTACTTCAGCTTCAGTTTCTTCAtaagctctctctctccaacAACAATCTCACCGGAATcattaaccctaattttctGCTGAGCCTTGTTAACCTTAAAGTTGTCGACTTGAGCAGCAATGCGTTGTCTGGTTCGCTACCTGATGGGTTTTTCAAGCAATGTGGGTCGTTAAGAGTTTTGTCTCTTGCTAAGAACAAGCTTACTGGGAAGATTCCGGTTAGTATAAGCTCGTGCTCGTCTCTTGCTTCTTTAAACTTGTCTTCAAATCGTTTCTCTGGTTCTATGCCTTCTGGGATTTGGTCTTTGAACACTCTAAGATCGCTTGATTTGTCGAGGAATGAGTTAGAGGGAGAGTTTCCTGAGAAGATAGACAGATTAAACAACTTGCGTTCTCTTGATTTGAGTAGAAACCGTTTGTCTGGTCCTATTCCTAGCGAAATTGGGAGCTGTATGCTGCTTAAGACTATCGATCTTAGTGACAACTCTCTATCTGGGAGCTTACCTGATACATTTCAGCAGCTCAGTTTGTGTTATTCTCTCAACTTGGGAAAGAATGCGTTAGAAGGGGAAGTTCCAAAGTGGATTGGTGAAATGAGGAGTCTTGAGACTTTGGATCTTTCAATGAACAAGTTTACAGGGCAAGTTCCAGACTCCATAGGCAACCTTCTAGCATTGAAAGTTCTGAACTTCTCTGGAAATGGGCTTATTGGTAGCTTGCCGGACTCAACAGCCAACTGTATCAACCTCTTGGCCTTGGATATAAGTGGGAATTCACTAACTGGAAAGCTTCCCATGTTGATATTTCAAGATGGTTCTCGTGATGTTTCTGCATTAAAGAATGATAACTCTACTGGAGGTATCAAGAAGATCCAAGTGTTGGATCTCTCCCACAATTCCTTCTCTGGCGAGATTGGAGATGGTCTAGGTGATCTTAGAGACTTGGAAGGTTTGCATCTGTCCAGAAACTCTCTTACCGGCCCCATCCCCAGTACCATTGGGGAACTAAAGCACTTGGTCGTCCTTGATTTGAGTCACAATCAGCTTAATGGAACGATTCCTCGAGAAACAGGTGGAGCTGTTTCTTTGGAGGAGTTGAGACTAGACAATAACTTGTTGGCCGGAAATATTCCACCTTCCATCAAGAATTGCAGTCCCCTTCGGTCTTT GATCCTGTCACATAACAAGCTGCTAGGCTCAATTCCACCAGAACTCGCAAAACTTACAAAGCTCGAAGAAGTCGACATATCATTTAATGAACTGACCGGAACTCTTCCTAAACAGTTGGCTAATCTCGGGTATCTTCACACCTTCAACATGTCTCATAACCATCTCTTTGGGGAGCTACCTGCAGGTGGGATCTTCAACGGATTGTCTCCGAATTCAGTATCAGGAAACCCGGGAATTTGCGGTGCTGTTGTCAATAACTCTTGTCCCGCTGTTGCCCCTAAACCGATAGTGTTGAATCCTAATTCAACTATCGATCCTTCCTCGGGTGAAGTGATGCCTGCTGGTGCTGGTCACAAAAGAATACTCCTTAGTATATCTTCTTTAATAGCCATTAGTGCTGCTGCAGCCATTGTGGTTGGTGTAATAGCCATCACAGTGCTTAATCTGAGAGTGCGCGCATCAACAGTTTCAAGATCAGCTGTACCGCTTACGTTCTCAGGCGGAGATGACTTCAGCCGATCTCCCACTACTGATAGCAACTCAGGGAAGCTTGTGATGTTCTCAGGTGAACCTGATTTCAGCACGGGAACACATGCTCTGCTTAACAAAGATTGTGAGCTCGGTCGAGGTGGATTTGGAGCAGTGTACAGAACAGTTATCAGAGATGGCTATCCCGTGGCTATCAAGAAGCTCACTATCTCAAGTCTTGTCAAGTCCCAGGAAGAATTCGAAAGAGAGGTCAAGAAACTTGGGAAGCTCAGGCATTCAAATCTGGTTAAACTCGAAGGTTATTACTGGGCAACATCTCTTCAGCTTCTTATCTATGAGTTTCTGTCTGGTGGGAGTTTATATAAACACTTACACGAAGCACCAGGAGGTAGTAGCTCGCTTTCTTGGAATGACCGGTTCAACGTCATCCTCGGTACAGCCAAATGCTTAGCATATTTGCACCAATCAAACGTCATCCACTACAACATCAAATCGAGCAATGTGTTGCTAGACAGCTCTGGTGAGCCTAAAGTTGGAGACTACGGATTAGCGAGGCTATTACCAATGCTAGATAGGTACGTTCTGAGCAGCAAGATACAGAGTGCTTTGGGATACATGGCTCCAGAGTTTGCCTGTAGAACGGTGAAAATAACAGAGAAATGCGATGTTTATGGATTCGGGGTCTTGGTTCTTGAAGTGGTTACAGGTAAAAAGCCTGTGGAGTATATGGAAGATGATGTTGTGGTTCTGTGTGATATGGTGAGAGAAGCTCTTGAAGATGGAAGAGCAGATGAATGTATTGATCCGAGGCTGCAAGGGAAGTTTCCGGTAGAAGAAGCGATTGCAGTGATAAAACTAGGGCTTATTTGCACTTCTCAGGTTCCATCTAGTAGACCACACATGGGAGAAGCTGTTAACATATTGAGGATGATCAGATGCCCTTCAGGGAGCTCAGATGAGTTGGGTTCgagttga
- the LOC104781540 gene encoding WRKY transcription factor 55 translates to MEEIMRMIFNGINLVKELEFSLSSQEPPESDLSNSLGSISTLFGDANERLTILLAWRNALRQQEPVRMMDMTMQTGPDLTQDYWLRCPVMRTVECIDTSRPRHRKRKKDTGGEETVLVAAVGRMEIPPDDNYTWRKYGQKEILGSTFPRAYYRCTHKKLYKCPAKKQVQRLDEDPYTFRVTYRSYTRATSSTISRSHQHMPPQQLPTYPPSLTWPKL, encoded by the exons ATGGAGGAGATAATGAGAATGATCTTCAACGGAATCAATCTGGTTAAGGAGCTTGAGTTCAGCTTATCATCACAAGAGCCGCCAGAATCAGATTTATCTAATTCTCTCGGCTCGATCTCCACTTTATTCGGAGACGCAAACGAGCGGCTTACAATCCTACTAGCGTGGAGGAACGCTTTGCGTCAACAGGAACCGGTTCGAATGATGGATATGACGATGCAGACAGGACCGGATTTGACGCAGGACTACTGGTTAAGGTGCCCTGTGATGCGGACAGTCGAGTGTATTGATACGTCGAGGCCAAGGCATCGAAAAAG GAAGAAGGATACAGGAGGAGAAGAAACGGTGCTGGTGGCGGCGGTGGGGAGGATGGAGATCCCGCCGGACGACAATTACACTTGGCGTAAATACGGTCAGAAGGAAATTCTCGGTTCTACATTTCCTCG GGCGTACTATAGGTGCACCCACAAGAAACTATACAAGTGCCCGGCGAAGAAGCAAGTGCAACGGCTCGACGAAGATCCTTATACGTTCCGTGTCACTTACCGTAGTTACACACGTGCCACTTCTTCAACAATTTCCCGATCTCATCAGCACATGCCACCACAACAACTGCCAACGTACCCGCCATCGTTAACTTGGCCGAAGCTATGA
- the LOC109132532 gene encoding uncharacterized protein LOC109132532: MSVCFSVNILHRAGMTNWNISSTPVDTKSKLAAAAGEPVKDPSLYWSLAGALQYLTFTSPDIAYVVQQVCLFMHDPRESHLTALKHILRYVKGTISHGLQIHRSPVTDMVAYTDADWAGCPDTRRSTSGYCVFLGDSLISWSAKRQATASRSSAEAEYRGVANVVAEAT; the protein is encoded by the coding sequence ATGTCGGTCTGTTTCTCAGTCAACATACTACATAGAGCTGGAATGACCAACTGGAATATCAGCTCAACTCCTGTGGATACGAAGTCAAAGCTAGCAGCTGCGGCAGGTGAACCGGTCAAGGATCCTTCTCTCTATTGGAGCCTCGCCGGTGCTCTCCAATACCTCACCTTCACTAGCCCCGACATTGCTTATGTGGTTCAACAAGTATGTTTGTTCATGCACGATCCACGGGAATCACACCTCACTGCCTTAAAACACATTCTCCGTTACGTAAAAGGCACCATCTCTCATGGTCTTCAGATTCACCGCTCCCCCGTCACTGACATGGTCGCTTATACCGACGCCGACTGGGCAGGATGTCCTGACACGCGCCGCTCCACATCTGGTTACTGCGTTTTTCTCGGTGACAGTCTCATATCCTGGTCCGCCAAACGTCAAGCAACAGCTTCCCGTTCTAGCGCTGAGGCCGAGTATCGTGGTGTTGCCAACGTCGTCGCCGAAGCAACTTGA